A stretch of the Fusarium musae strain F31 chromosome 2, whole genome shotgun sequence genome encodes the following:
- a CDS encoding hypothetical protein (EggNog:ENOG41), which yields MYEAQALFRPDDVLKLVNDQYSAGSSNCHTNPTRWVMLNALIATGIHWKADNKAIREMFPVSWSYFKNAFAIFPEIVMNGGGIDDCQAMLAMALFMRGTADTHAFTALLSAAAHASHCIGLGLEDLYGSSDLIDMERRKRCFWTLYVLRCNVSLNLNLPAPSGEFQHTSPKVYVNARTDSVKNMSMLLPWFITREKP from the exons ATGTACGAAGCACAGGCGCTCTTCAGACCTGACGATGTTCTGAAGCTTGTCAATGACCAGTACTCAGCCGGGTCATCAAATTGTCACACCAACCCTACTCGCTGGGTAATGCTCAACGCCCTTATTGCCACGGGCATTCATTGGAAGGCCGACAACAAAGCAATAAGAGAAATGTTCCCTGTTTCGTGGTCATACTTTAAAAATGCCTTTGCTATCTTCCCAGAGATCGTCATGAACGGTGGCGGCATCGACGACTGTCAAGCGATGCTTGCTATGGCTTTGTTTATGAGGGGAACCGCCGACACCCACGCATTCACTGCACTATTATCGGCGGCGGCGCATGCCAGCCATTGTATTGGTTTGGGCTTGGAAGATCTTTATGGATCGAGTGACCTCATCGACATGGAAAGGCGGAAACGGTGTTTTTGGACGCTATACGTGCTCCGATGCAATGTGTCGTTGAACCTTAACCTTCCCGCCCCATCTGGTGAA TTCCAGCACACATCTCCCAAGGTATATGTCAACGCTCGCACTGATTCAGTCAAGAATATGTCAATGCTGTTGCCCTGGTTCATCACTCGCGAAAAGCCGTGA
- a CDS encoding hypothetical protein (EggNog:ENOG41), with product MAIIAVAGGAGKLGRAIVEAIVEQGQHTVVILAREAKDVQGVKVVSVDYTNTDELAATLETNSIETVISTINSMDDVSAELSLIKAAEKSGSTKRYISSIWGIKNNEESVMLCCWGFRKTKLNCEDRIASYFPIARAKLKVIAALEATSGLEYTTVYNGYFADYWVLPKVKSYQSPIALVVDIENNFAAIPGSGNELVTFTHTFDVARFVAALVGAPKWDKESYIIGDKVSWNQFVQYAEEAKGVKFTIKHDSIEDLKAGKITELPSHPHLYPFFPKPMLQGFFAAFGRMFIEGAFDLKPERTLNEEFPEVKARKIRDLLFEAWGQ from the exons ATGGCTATCATCGCTGTCGCCGGAGGCGCCGGAAAGCTCGGTCGCGCAATCGTTGAAGCGATTGTTGAACAGGGCCAGCATACCGTAGTGATCTTGGCTCGAGAG GCTAAAGATGTACAAGGAGTCAAGGTTGTCAGCGTCGACTACACCAACACCGATGAGCTTGCAGCCACGCTTGAGACCAACAGCATTGAGACTGTCATATCCACCATCAACTCTATGGACGACGTCTCTGCCGAGCTGAGCTTGATCAAAGCAGCTGAGAAGTCGGGATCTACCAAACGATACATCTCTAGTATCTGGGGCATTAAAAACAACGAAGAGTCAGTGATGCTGTGCTGTTGGGGCTTTAGAAAAACAAAACTAAACTGCGAGGACAGGATCGCATCTTATTTCCCCATCGCTCGggccaagctcaaagtcatTGCCGCCTTGGAAGCAACCTCGGGCCTCGAGTATACGACTGTGTACAACGGCTACTTTGCAGACTACTGGGTACTCCCCAAGGTCAAGTCTTATCAAAGCCCTATCGCTCTGGTAGTCGACATCGAAAACAATTTTGCCGCTATTCCAGGGTCTGGCAACGAGCTCGTGACCTTTACCCACACCTTTGACGTCGCTCGCTTTGTCGCAGCACTCGTTGGGGCTCCCAAGTGGGACAAGGAATCCTACATCATTGGGGACAAGGTTTCGTGGAATCAATTCGTCCAGTACgctgaagaggccaaggGTGTCAAGTTCACCATCAAGCACGACTCgattgaggatctcaaggcTGGTAAAATAACAGAGTTGCCATCTCACCCGCACCTGTACCCTTTCTTCCCCAAGCCGATGCTGCAGGGCTTTTTTGCAGCTTTTGGCCGCATGTTTATTGAGGGGGCGTTTGACCTCAAGCCTGAGCGTACTCTCAATGAGGAGTTCCCTGAGGTCAAGGCGCGAAAGATCAGGGACCTTCTCTTTGAGGCTTGGGGACAGTAG